The genomic DNA AGACGTGATCGTGCTCGCGGGCAAGGGCCACGAAGCCACACAGGAAATCATGGGCAAGAAGCGCGAGTTTTCGGATCAGGACCATGCACGGCTCGCACTGGCCGCGCGTGCGACGCAAGCGCGCGGAGGTGGCGAATGAGCGAGCGAGGTAAAGCGATGTTCTCGCTGAGCGAAGCCGCCGCGCTGATTCCCGGCGCAACGGTGCTCGGCGACGGTTCCGTCACGTTCGACCGCGTGTCGACCGACAGCCGCACTACGGGCCCCGGCGATCTGTTCGTCGCGCTCAAGGGCGAGCGCTTCGACGCGCACGACTTCCTGACCGATGTCGCGAGCCGTCACGTGAACGCGGCGCTCGTCACGCGCAGTCCCGGCGACTGGCGCGTGCCTGCATTGCGCGTGGCCGATACGCGCGTCGCGCTCGGCGCGCTTGCGCGCGGCTGGCGCCGCAAGTTCACGATGCCGCTCGTCGCGGTCACGGGCAGCAACGGCAAGACGACGGTCAAGGAAATGATTTCGTCGATCTTTGCGGCAGAAGTGGGCGAAGCATCGCGCCTTGCGACTGCCGGCAACTTCAACAACGACGTCGGGGTGCCGCTCACGCTGTTCCGCCTGAGCGAAGCGCACAGGCTCGCGGTCGTCGAGCTCGGCATGAATCACCCGGGCGAAACTCAGTTGCTCGCGAAGCTCGCGGAGCCGACCGTCGCAGTGGTGAACAACGCGCAGCGCGAGCATCAGGAATTTATGGCGACCGTCGAAGCGGTCGCGCTCGAACATGCGAGCGTGATTCACGCGCTTACGCCCGACGGCATCGCCGTGTTCCCGGCCGACGATGTCTATGCAGGCATCTGGCGCGTCGCCGCCACCGGCAACAACGTGATCGATTTCGCGCTGAATACGGACGAATGCATGACGGAAGCGGCCGTCACGGGCCGCTTCGACGGCCGCACGCTGCGCATCGACACGCCGCAAGGCCGCATCGATGCGACGCTGCAAGTGCTCGGTGCGCACAACGCGCGCAACGCGCTTGCCGCGACGGCGGCCGCGCTTGCCGCGGGTGTGTCGCTCGATGCGATCAAGCGCGGTCTCGAATCGTTCGGCGCGGTGAAGGGCCGCCTGCAGGTCAAGCGCGCGGTGCTCGGCGCGCTCGCGGGCGCCACCGTAATAGACGACACCTACAACGCGAATCCCGATTCGATGCGCGCCGCGATCGACGTGCTCGCGACGCGGCCGTCGCCGCGCGTGCTCGTGATGGGCGATATGGGCGAAACCGGCGACGAAGGTCCGGCGTTTCATCGCGAGATTGGCGCGTACGCGAAAGAGTGCGGCATCGATGCCCTGTACGCGATGGGCGATGCATCGCGCGATGCGTGCGCCGCGTACGGTCCGAAGGCGCAGCACGCGGCCGATCCGGCCGCGCTCGTCGCGCAATTGCAGCAGGCCGGTTTCACGGCGACGGCAACATTTCTGGTGAAAGGCTCGCGCTTCATGCAGATGGAGCGCGTGGTGGACGCCTTGACAAGTCCACAAACCAATGCGGCGGGCGACAGCCCCGCCGCACATTGAAAAGAGAAGGGAACCACGCATGCTACTGGCGCTGGCGCAATGGCTGCAGAATGACGCAAGCTTCTTGCGCGTGATCAGTTATCTGACTTTTCGCGCGGTCGCAGCGACGATTACCGCGCTGCTGATCGGGCTCGTGTGTGGTCCGTGGGTGATCCGCAAGCTGACTCAGATGAAGGTTGGCCAGGCGGTGCGCAAGGACGGCCCGCAATCGCACCTCGTCAAATCGGGCACGCCGACCATGGGCGGCGTGCTGATTCTGATCGGCATTGCCGTGTCGACGCTGCTGTGGGCGGATCTGACCAACCGCTTCATCTGGATCGTGATTCTGGTGACGTTCGGCTTCGGGCTGATCGGCTGGGTCGACGATTACCGCAAGGTGGTCTACAAGGATCCGCGCGGCATGTCGTCGCGCGAAAAGTATTTCTGGCAATCGGTGATCGGCCTGTTCGCGGCTGTTTATCTCGCGTTCAGCGTGTCTGAAGCGAGCAACGTGCGCGTGTTCGACCTGTTTATGGCGTGGGTGAGAAGCGGTCTGTCGATGGGCCTGCCCGCGCGCGCCGACCTGATGCTGCCGTTCCTGAAGTCGATCAGCTATCCGCTCGGCGTCTGGGGCTTTATCGCGCTCACCTACCTCGTGATTGTCGGCGCGAGCAATGCGGTGAACCTCACCGACGGTCTCGACGGCCTCGTGATCATGCCGGTCGTGCTGGTCGGCGCGTCGCTCGGCGTGTTCGCGTATGTGATGGGCAGTTCGGTCTATTCGAAGTATCTGCTGTTCCCGCATATACCGGGCGCTGGCGAATTGCTGATTTTCTGTTCCGCGATCGGCGGAGCGGGCCTTGCGTTTCTCTGGTTCAACACGCACCCCGCGCAGGTGTTTATGGGCGACGTCGGCGCGCTGGCGCTCGGTGGCGCGCTCGGCACCGTCGCGGTGATCGTGCGCCAGGAGATCGTGCTTTTCATCATGGGCGGCATCTTCGTCGCCGAAACGCTTTCCGTGATGCTGCAAGTCACGTGGTTCAAATATACGAAGCGCCGTTACGGCGAAGGCAGGCGCATCTTCAAGATGGCGCCGCTGCATCACCACTTCGAGTTATCGGGGTGGAAAGAAACACAGGTGGTCGTGCGTTTCTGGATCATCACGTTGATGTTGTGCCTGTTCGGTTTGTCCACGCTCAAGTTGCGCTAAGCACCACAAAGGAAAGCAAGCGATGTTCGGCGAGAAGTTTCGGGATCGGCAAAAGCCGATGGTGCTCGTGCTGGGGCTCGGTGAATCGGGCCTCGCGATGGCGCGCTGGTGCGCGCGGCATGGTTGCCGCCTGCGCATAGCCGACACGCGCGAAGTGCCGCCGAATCTGTCCGCGCTCGAGGCGCACCAGGTCGACGCCGATTTCGTCGGCGGCGCGTTTTCGACGGTGCTGCTCGAAGGCGTCGAGCTCGTCGCGATCAGCCCCGGGCTGTCGCCGCTTGCCGCCGATCTGCTGCCGCTGATTAGCGCCGCGCGCGAACGCGACATTCCCGTGTGGGGCGAACTCGAGTTCTTCGCGCAGGCGTTGAAGACGCTCGGCGAAAGCGGCTACGCGCCGAAGGTGATCGCGATCACCGGCACGAACGGCAAGACCACGACGACGAGCCTCACCGGTTTGCTCTGCGCGCGCGCCGGCAAGAAAGTCGCGGTGGCCGGCAATATCAGCCCTGCCGCGCTCGACAAGCTGAGCGAAGCGATCGACAACACCGCGCTGCCCGAGATCTGGGTGCTCGAACTGTCGAGCTTCCAGCTCGAAACCGCGCATACGTTCGCGCCGGACGCGGCCGTGGTGCTGAACATCACGCAGGACCATCTCGACTGGCACGGCGGGCTCGATGCGTATGCCGCCGCGAAAGGCCGCATTTTCGGCGCGAACACGGTGCGCGTGCTGAACCGCGACGACGCGCGCGTGATGGCGCTCGCGCCAGCCGCGGCAGACAGCGCCGCGCCCATCGTCACGTTCGGCCTGAACGAGCCGGCGAACGATGGCGACTACGGGCTACTGCGCGAGAACGGCATGGTGTGGCTCGTCGAAGGCGAAGACCGCGACGCCGCCGAAGAACTGAAGACGTCGCGCCGCCGCAAGGCCGAAAGCACGACGCCGCCGAACATCACGCTGAAGCGCCTGATGCCGGCCGACGCGCTGCGCATCCGCGGCTTGCATAACGCGGCAAACGCGCTGGCCGCCTTCGCGCTGGCGCGCGCGATCGGCCTGCCGGGCGCGCCGCTCCTGCATGGCCTGCGCGAATACCGCGGCGAGCCGCATCGCGTGGAGCTGATCGCGTCGGTGGACGGCGTCGATTACGTCGACGACAGCAAGGGCACGAATGTCGGCGCCACGGTGGCCGCGCTCGACGGTCTCGCGCAGCGCGTCGTGCTAATCGCAGGCGGCGACGGCAAGGGCCAGGAATTCGATCCGCTGGCGGCGCCGGTCACGCGCTGGTGTCGTGCCGTGATGCTGATCGGTCGCGACGCGCCGCGTATTCGCGAAGCGCTCGCCGACACCGGCATCGCACTGGCCGACCACGCGACGCTCGAAGAAGCGACGCGCGCGGCGGCCGCGCTCGCGCAACCGGGCGACGCGGTGCTGCTGTCGCCCGCGTGCGCGAGCTTCGACATGTTCAAGGGTTATGCGCACCGTGCCGAGGTGTTCCACAGCACGGTCGAAGAAATTGCCGCCGAACGGGGGACGATGATATGAGCTGGTCGGAACGCTTCGGATCACGCCTCTCGGGCCAACGCGGCTCGGTCACCGCCGGAAAGGTCGGGGGCGCAACGAGCGGCGCGGCTTCGGGCCGTGGCATCACGGGCGGCCTCGCTAGCGCGGTCAACGGCGTGCGGCCGCTGCGCTCACGCATGCTCGACTACGACCATTCGCTGCTGTGGGTGGTCGTCGCGCTGCTCGGTCTTGGCGTCGTGATGGTGTATTCGGCGTCGATCGCGATGCCCGATTCGCCGAAATACGCGTCGTACCGCGATTACGCGTTTCTCGTGCGGCAGATTCTGTACGTGTTTCTCGGCGGTGTGATCGGCATCGTCGCGTTCCGCATTCCGATTTCGACGTGGGACAAGTACGCGCCGAAGCTCTTCCTGATCGCGCTCGTGGCGCTCGTGATCGTGCTGATTCCGCACGTCGGCAAGGGCGTGAACGGCGCGCGCCGCTGGATTCCGCTCGGCATCACGAATATGCAGCCGTCGGAAGTCATGAAGCTCGCCGTGACGATTTACGCGGCGAACTACACGGTGCGCAAGCAGGAATACATGCACAGCTTCGCGAAGGGCTTCTTGCCGATGGGCTTCGCGGTCGGCGTGGTCGGCATGCTGTTGCTGCTCGAGCCGGACATGGGCGCGTTCATGGTGATCGCCGCGATCGCGATGGGCCTGCTGTTCCTCGGCGGCGTGAACGGCAAGATTTTCGGCGGGCTGGTGGCCACCGCGGTCGGCACCTTCACGCTGCTCGTGTGGGCATCGCCGTGGCGCCGCGAGCGGATCTTCGCGTATCTCGATCCGTGGGACGACCGTTACGCGCAGGGCAAGGCCTATCAGTTGACGCACTCGCTGATCGCGTTCGGCCGCGGCGAGTGGTTCGGCGTGGGCCTCGGCGGCAGCGTCGAAAAGCTCAACTATCTGCCGGAAGCGCACACCGACTTCATCCTCGCCGTGATCGGCGAGGAACTCGGCTTTGTCGGCGTGATGGTCGTGATCCTGCTGTTCTACTGGATCGTGCGCCGCGCGTTCGAGATCGGCCGCCAGGCGCTCGCGCTCGACCGCACGTTCGCGGGGCTCGTCGCGAAAGGCATCGGTATCTGGTTCGGCGCGCAGACGTTTATCAATATGGGCGTGAACCTCGGTCTGTTGCCGACCAAGGGTCTCACGTTGCCGCTCGTCAGCTACGGCGGCTCCGGCATTCTGCTCAACTGCCTCGCAATTGCCGTGCTGCTGCGTGTCGATTATGAAAACCGGGTGCTGATGCGCGGAGGGAAGGTATGACGCGACTCGCGACCGATCCGCGCACGCTGATGGTGATGGCCGGCGGCACCGGGGGACATGTGTTCCCGGGGCTCGCCGTCGCACACCAGATGCAGGCGTGGGGATGGCGTGTCGTGTGGCTCGGCAACCCGACCGGCATGGAAGCGACGCTCGTGCCGAAGCACGGCGTGCCGATCGAGTTCGTGCGCTTCGGCGGTGTGCGCGGCAAAGGCATCAAAACCAAGCTGATGTTGCCGGTGAACCTGTTGCGTGCGTGCTCGGAAAGTCTTTCGGTGCTGCGTCGCGTAAAGCCTGATGTGGTGCTCGGCATGGGCGGCTACATCACGTTTCCCGCGGGCGTGATGACGTGGCTGTCGGGTCGCTCGCTTGTGTTGCACGAACAGAATTCGATCGCGGGGCTCGCGAACAAGGTGCTCGCGAAGCTCGCGAAACGCGTGCTCGTCGCGTTTCCGAACGCGCTGCCGAATGCGGAATGGACCGGTAATCCGATTCGTGAGGAACTTGCGCGCGTCCCGGCACCCGAAGCACGGTATGCATTACGAAGCGGTCCTTTGAATGTGCTCGTGGTCGGCGGCAGTCTGGGCGCCGCGGGCCTCAACGACGTCGTGCCGAAAGCGCTTGCGCTGCTGGCGCCGAACGAAAGGCCGCGCATCGTGCATCAGGCGGGCGCAAAGCATATCGAAGCAGCGCGCGCGAACTACGCGGCAGCTGGTATTCACGCAGGTATCTCTAACGGAAGCGCAACCGGAGACGACGTGCAGCTGCTGCCGTTTATCGACGACATGACCAGCGCGTACGCGAACGCGGATCTCGTGATCTGCCGTTCGGGCGCGATGACGGTCGCCGAAATCGCGGCTGTCGGGGTCGCGGCGTTCTTCGTGCCGTTCCCGTTTGCCGTCGACGATCACCAGACGACGAACGCGGCGTTTCTCGCGAAGAACGGCGCGGCTGTCGTCGTGCAGCAGCGCGATCTGTCGGCACAGCAGCTGGCTGACTGGCTGCGCGGTCAGACGCGCGAAACACTCGTCGAAATGGCGAAGCATTCACGGTCGCTCGCGAAGCCCGATGCGACCGAACAGGTGGCGCAGATTTGCGCAACCGTAGCGGGATTCGCGCATAGCGCGGTCCCGGAAGGAAGTCAGCAATGAAACATATCGTCAAACATATTCACTTCGTCGGGATCGGCGGCGCCGGGATGAGCGGCATCGCCGAAGTGCTCGTCAATCTCGGCTACCAGGTGAGTGGCTCGGACCTCGCGCGCAATGCGGTCACCGAGCGCCTTGCCGCGCTCGGCGCGCGTATCGCGATCGGTCACGACGCGGAAAACATCGAAGGCGCGAATGCGGTCGTCGTGTCGACGGCCGTGCGCAGCGACAACCCCGAAGTGCTCGCGGCGCGCCATCGCCGTATTCCGATCGTGCCGCGCGCGGTGATGCTCGCGGAACTGATGCGCCTGAAGCAGGGCATCGCCATTGCCGGCACGCACGGCAAGACCACGACCACGTCGCTCGTCGCGAGCGTGCTCGCGGCCGGCGGGCTCGATCCGACCTTCGTGATCGGCGGGCGGCTGATCAGCGCCGGCGCGAATGCGCGTCTCGGCACCGGCGATTTCATCGTCGCCGAAGCGGACGAATCGGATGCGTCGTTCCTGAATCTGTTCCCGGTGATCGAAGTCATCACGAACATCGACGCCGATCACATGGACACCTACGGCCACGACTTCGCGCGGCTCAAGCAGGCGTTTATCGAATTCACGCACCGGCTGCCGTTTTACGGCATTGCGGTGCTGTGCGTCGACGATCCGAACGTGAAGGAGATTCTGCCGTTCGTATCGAAGCCGATCATCCGCTACGGTTTCGCGGCCGATGCGCAGGTGCGCGCAGTGAATGTGGTCGCGCGCGAAGGCCAGATGCATTTCACGGCGATGCGCGAAGACGCGGCGCCCATCGACATCGTGCTGAACCTGCCCGGCACGCACAACGTGCAGAACGCGCTCGCGGCAATCGCGATTGCGACTGAACTCGAAGTGAAAGATGCCGATATCCAGCGAGCGCTCGCGGAATTCAATGGCGTCGGCCGGCGTTTTCAACGGTATGGCGAGGTGCCCGCGGCCAA from Paraburkholderia edwinii includes the following:
- the murC gene encoding UDP-N-acetylmuramate--L-alanine ligase; the protein is MKHIVKHIHFVGIGGAGMSGIAEVLVNLGYQVSGSDLARNAVTERLAALGARIAIGHDAENIEGANAVVVSTAVRSDNPEVLAARHRRIPIVPRAVMLAELMRLKQGIAIAGTHGKTTTTSLVASVLAAGGLDPTFVIGGRLISAGANARLGTGDFIVAEADESDASFLNLFPVIEVITNIDADHMDTYGHDFARLKQAFIEFTHRLPFYGIAVLCVDDPNVKEILPFVSKPIIRYGFAADAQVRAVNVVAREGQMHFTAMREDAAPIDIVLNLPGTHNVQNALAAIAIATELEVKDADIQRALAEFNGVGRRFQRYGEVPAANGGAYTLVDDYGHHPVEMAATIAAARGAFPDKRLVLAFQPHRFTRTRDCFEDFVKVLSTVDALVLTEVYAAGEAPIVAADGRSLTRAIRVAGKIEPVFVETVDEVPEALAAVVRAGDVVITMGAGSIGAVPGRLAAANEGVK
- the mraY gene encoding phospho-N-acetylmuramoyl-pentapeptide-transferase; translated protein: MLLALAQWLQNDASFLRVISYLTFRAVAATITALLIGLVCGPWVIRKLTQMKVGQAVRKDGPQSHLVKSGTPTMGGVLILIGIAVSTLLWADLTNRFIWIVILVTFGFGLIGWVDDYRKVVYKDPRGMSSREKYFWQSVIGLFAAVYLAFSVSEASNVRVFDLFMAWVRSGLSMGLPARADLMLPFLKSISYPLGVWGFIALTYLVIVGASNAVNLTDGLDGLVIMPVVLVGASLGVFAYVMGSSVYSKYLLFPHIPGAGELLIFCSAIGGAGLAFLWFNTHPAQVFMGDVGALALGGALGTVAVIVRQEIVLFIMGGIFVAETLSVMLQVTWFKYTKRRYGEGRRIFKMAPLHHHFELSGWKETQVVVRFWIITLMLCLFGLSTLKLR
- the murD gene encoding UDP-N-acetylmuramoyl-L-alanine--D-glutamate ligase, with translation MFGEKFRDRQKPMVLVLGLGESGLAMARWCARHGCRLRIADTREVPPNLSALEAHQVDADFVGGAFSTVLLEGVELVAISPGLSPLAADLLPLISAARERDIPVWGELEFFAQALKTLGESGYAPKVIAITGTNGKTTTTSLTGLLCARAGKKVAVAGNISPAALDKLSEAIDNTALPEIWVLELSSFQLETAHTFAPDAAVVLNITQDHLDWHGGLDAYAAAKGRIFGANTVRVLNRDDARVMALAPAAADSAAPIVTFGLNEPANDGDYGLLRENGMVWLVEGEDRDAAEELKTSRRRKAESTTPPNITLKRLMPADALRIRGLHNAANALAAFALARAIGLPGAPLLHGLREYRGEPHRVELIASVDGVDYVDDSKGTNVGATVAALDGLAQRVVLIAGGDGKGQEFDPLAAPVTRWCRAVMLIGRDAPRIREALADTGIALADHATLEEATRAAAALAQPGDAVLLSPACASFDMFKGYAHRAEVFHSTVEEIAAERGTMI
- the murG gene encoding undecaprenyldiphospho-muramoylpentapeptide beta-N-acetylglucosaminyltransferase → MTRLATDPRTLMVMAGGTGGHVFPGLAVAHQMQAWGWRVVWLGNPTGMEATLVPKHGVPIEFVRFGGVRGKGIKTKLMLPVNLLRACSESLSVLRRVKPDVVLGMGGYITFPAGVMTWLSGRSLVLHEQNSIAGLANKVLAKLAKRVLVAFPNALPNAEWTGNPIREELARVPAPEARYALRSGPLNVLVVGGSLGAAGLNDVVPKALALLAPNERPRIVHQAGAKHIEAARANYAAAGIHAGISNGSATGDDVQLLPFIDDMTSAYANADLVICRSGAMTVAEIAAVGVAAFFVPFPFAVDDHQTTNAAFLAKNGAAVVVQQRDLSAQQLADWLRGQTRETLVEMAKHSRSLAKPDATEQVAQICATVAGFAHSAVPEGSQQ
- a CDS encoding UDP-N-acetylmuramoyl-tripeptide--D-alanyl-D-alanine ligase, translated to MSERGKAMFSLSEAAALIPGATVLGDGSVTFDRVSTDSRTTGPGDLFVALKGERFDAHDFLTDVASRHVNAALVTRSPGDWRVPALRVADTRVALGALARGWRRKFTMPLVAVTGSNGKTTVKEMISSIFAAEVGEASRLATAGNFNNDVGVPLTLFRLSEAHRLAVVELGMNHPGETQLLAKLAEPTVAVVNNAQREHQEFMATVEAVALEHASVIHALTPDGIAVFPADDVYAGIWRVAATGNNVIDFALNTDECMTEAAVTGRFDGRTLRIDTPQGRIDATLQVLGAHNARNALAATAAALAAGVSLDAIKRGLESFGAVKGRLQVKRAVLGALAGATVIDDTYNANPDSMRAAIDVLATRPSPRVLVMGDMGETGDEGPAFHREIGAYAKECGIDALYAMGDASRDACAAYGPKAQHAADPAALVAQLQQAGFTATATFLVKGSRFMQMERVVDALTSPQTNAAGDSPAAH
- the ftsW gene encoding putative lipid II flippase FtsW; this translates as MSWSERFGSRLSGQRGSVTAGKVGGATSGAASGRGITGGLASAVNGVRPLRSRMLDYDHSLLWVVVALLGLGVVMVYSASIAMPDSPKYASYRDYAFLVRQILYVFLGGVIGIVAFRIPISTWDKYAPKLFLIALVALVIVLIPHVGKGVNGARRWIPLGITNMQPSEVMKLAVTIYAANYTVRKQEYMHSFAKGFLPMGFAVGVVGMLLLLEPDMGAFMVIAAIAMGLLFLGGVNGKIFGGLVATAVGTFTLLVWASPWRRERIFAYLDPWDDRYAQGKAYQLTHSLIAFGRGEWFGVGLGGSVEKLNYLPEAHTDFILAVIGEELGFVGVMVVILLFYWIVRRAFEIGRQALALDRTFAGLVAKGIGIWFGAQTFINMGVNLGLLPTKGLTLPLVSYGGSGILLNCLAIAVLLRVDYENRVLMRGGKV